A region from the Oceanotoga teriensis genome encodes:
- the flgK gene encoding flagellar hook-associated protein FlgK: protein MSGISLHGLLNTGLLGVYTHKIAMNVVGHNMSNVNTEGYSRQRAVIVTTPPLGIPTLAQPSIPLQMGTGSKVADIKRVRDAFLDVQYRNTNNRKNYWDNIYGNMHYIEQLFGEPGENGIRVLFDNFWSAMEELKSDPNNEAAKGQIVARADELGNTMKDLDYRLDQLQEDINNEIATRVNEMNNYLKRVADLNNKIRSVEISGSTPNDLLDERDRVIDQLSNLTNIKVTQMPSGEISLGLGDRTILHGGVYEELYAEMIPGKGETYGIFSNNSQVEFADGKMKALFELRDEIIPKYRGKLDEFAVNLVDTVNLIHKEGWDKTGTITGSSFFKSIEAVKSGEDARFFRVAGFKDLFTNPIKYFYSKNTFTSDPSTNIKDNDLYLIDSNSNTITNSTAGNLSSVGLSGKYENGKFYIESDGDVNKTIYDVDGSYLSKMGLNTSSVQAIKINKEGLKSGDISFEVGGTNISINSIDGTDLNTFANSINNSSGNDYIRAIVKGDNVYIVATDKVAKKSMQNLVIKDDKGVLSNGEKVSVDVLDTSNPTLNNFIKDKNGDPVNGTESIEINGIKIEFDTRTDSLKDLAEKINKSNTGVTAFITPHGKFVLRAGASLNFDLKNSKISGKDNIFQSLGLIDKTPITENEMTLVSTDSKWEDINNMFNKADILRLDNEIGLVNRMEVTDGLKDNPSNLSVDLGILTNSNKYVPVGPKNVSVWDVLSGIKDLAVLNDGKDGFSGFLANTIAEMGIEGETAEKMKGNAEALHSQIDGERDRVQGVSIDEEVSNMIKYQKAFNASARFITAIDQMMEKIVNSLGTVGR, encoded by the coding sequence ATGAGTGGGATATCATTACATGGACTTTTAAACACGGGTTTACTTGGAGTTTATACTCATAAAATTGCTATGAATGTAGTAGGTCATAATATGTCCAATGTCAACACTGAAGGATATTCAAGACAAAGAGCAGTTATAGTGACAACACCACCTCTTGGTATACCTACGCTTGCACAACCAAGTATTCCATTACAAATGGGTACCGGCTCTAAAGTAGCTGATATAAAGAGAGTTAGAGATGCTTTTTTAGATGTACAATATAGAAATACCAATAATAGAAAAAATTATTGGGATAATATATATGGAAATATGCATTACATTGAACAATTATTTGGTGAACCTGGAGAAAATGGCATCAGAGTTTTATTCGACAATTTTTGGTCTGCAATGGAAGAATTAAAATCAGATCCAAATAATGAAGCCGCTAAAGGTCAGATAGTTGCAAGAGCTGATGAACTTGGAAATACTATGAAAGATCTTGATTACAGATTAGATCAACTTCAAGAAGATATAAACAATGAAATTGCAACAAGAGTAAATGAAATGAATAACTATCTAAAAAGAGTGGCTGATTTAAACAATAAAATAAGATCTGTTGAAATATCTGGTTCAACTCCAAATGATTTATTGGATGAAAGAGATAGAGTTATAGATCAATTATCTAATTTAACAAATATAAAAGTAACTCAAATGCCTTCAGGAGAAATTTCACTTGGTCTTGGAGACAGGACAATTCTTCATGGTGGAGTTTATGAAGAATTATATGCTGAGATGATACCAGGAAAAGGTGAAACTTATGGAATTTTTTCTAATAATTCTCAAGTAGAGTTTGCCGATGGAAAAATGAAGGCTCTATTCGAACTTCGTGATGAAATCATACCAAAATATAGGGGGAAATTGGATGAGTTTGCTGTAAATTTAGTAGATACAGTAAATTTAATTCACAAAGAGGGATGGGATAAAACAGGTACGATAACAGGCTCATCTTTTTTCAAAAGTATTGAGGCTGTAAAATCTGGTGAAGATGCAAGATTTTTTAGAGTGGCAGGATTTAAAGATTTATTTACAAATCCTATAAAGTATTTTTATTCAAAAAACACTTTCACTTCAGATCCTTCAACAAATATAAAAGATAATGATTTATATTTAATAGATTCTAATTCTAATACAATAACCAATTCAACAGCCGGTAATTTATCTTCTGTTGGATTATCTGGAAAATATGAAAATGGAAAATTTTATATAGAATCTGATGGCGATGTCAATAAGACAATATATGATGTTGATGGAAGTTATCTCAGCAAAATGGGATTAAATACATCTTCAGTACAAGCTATAAAAATAAATAAAGAAGGATTAAAAAGTGGAGATATTTCTTTCGAAGTTGGCGGAACTAATATAAGTATAAACAGTATAGATGGAACAGATTTGAATACCTTTGCAAATTCAATAAACAATTCATCAGGAAATGATTATATAAGAGCTATAGTAAAAGGAGATAATGTTTATATAGTTGCAACAGATAAAGTAGCCAAAAAATCTATGCAAAATCTTGTAATAAAAGATGATAAAGGTGTTTTATCAAATGGTGAAAAAGTGAGTGTAGATGTTTTAGATACTTCAAATCCAACTTTAAATAACTTTATAAAAGACAAAAATGGTGATCCTGTAAATGGAACTGAAAGCATTGAGATAAATGGAATAAAAATAGAATTTGATACGAGAACAGATTCATTAAAAGATCTCGCAGAAAAAATAAATAAATCCAATACTGGGGTAACGGCCTTTATAACTCCTCATGGAAAATTTGTTTTAAGAGCAGGTGCTTCTTTAAACTTTGACTTGAAAAATTCAAAGATTTCTGGTAAAGATAACATATTTCAATCTCTTGGATTAATAGATAAAACCCCAATAACTGAAAATGAAATGACATTGGTATCTACAGACTCCAAATGGGAAGATATAAACAATATGTTCAACAAAGCTGATATATTAAGATTAGATAATGAAATCGGTCTTGTGAATAGAATGGAAGTAACTGATGGATTAAAAGATAATCCTTCTAACCTTTCAGTAGATCTTGGTATATTAACTAACTCTAATAAATATGTACCAGTAGGGCCTAAAAATGTATCAGTATGGGATGTACTGTCTGGTATAAAAGATTTAGCAGTTTTAAATGATGGAAAAGATGGATTTAGTGGATTCTTAGCCAATACAATAGCTGAAATGGGTATAGAAGGAGAAACTGCTGAAAAAATGAAAGGAAATGCAGAAGCTTTACATTCACAAATTGATGGAGAAAGAGATAGAGTTCAAGGTGTTTCAATAGATGAAGAAGTTAGTAATATGATCAAATATCAAAAAGCTTTCAATGCATCTGCAAGATTTATAACGGCAATAGATCAAATGATGGAAAAGATAGTTAATAGCCTTGGAACAGTTGGAAGATAA
- the flgN gene encoding flagellar export chaperone FlgN, which translates to MIYKNIYSIIEKENILLDDMTKSVQELRDLLSDKEKIDDVSPKIKEIEDLAFEFQKIDSKRNELIDIFSKENNIDKNIKTIVEFMEVKDSETAIVFANFFQKINDFMMNIDMLNEVINFQMNFNNLFMKLTNIEKTGKTTYGKKGYNQNNFNSSNNTWRG; encoded by the coding sequence TTGATATATAAAAATATATACTCAATAATAGAAAAAGAAAATATATTACTAGATGATATGACTAAAAGTGTTCAAGAACTCAGAGATTTGCTTTCAGATAAAGAAAAAATTGATGATGTATCTCCCAAAATAAAAGAAATTGAAGATCTTGCATTTGAATTTCAAAAAATAGACTCAAAAAGAAATGAATTAATCGATATATTTTCAAAAGAAAATAATATAGATAAAAATATAAAAACAATAGTAGAGTTCATGGAAGTAAAAGATTCAGAAACTGCTATTGTTTTTGCTAATTTTTTCCAGAAAATAAACGATTTTATGATGAATATAGATATGTTAAATGAAGTTATAAATTTTCAAATGAACTTCAATAATCTTTTTATGAAATTGACAAATATTGAAAAAACTGGAAAAACAACTTATGGTAAAAAAGGATATAATCAAAATAATTTTAATAGTTCCAATAATACTTGGAGGGGTTAA
- a CDS encoding flagellar biosynthesis anti-sigma factor FlgM: protein MDINKIGHNNLNYQKINKKYKAENSNFNNEFENQKNALNVSGESMQYIELAKKLPNVRTNLVEEYKKQIENNNYEINHNNIVNKMFGGK from the coding sequence ATGGATATAAACAAAATAGGTCATAATAATTTAAACTATCAAAAGATCAATAAAAAATATAAAGCTGAAAATTCTAATTTTAATAATGAATTTGAAAATCAAAAAAATGCCTTAAATGTTTCAGGCGAATCGATGCAATATATTGAACTTGCAAAAAAACTTCCAAATGTTAGGACAAATCTTGTTGAAGAATACAAAAAACAAATAGAAAATAATAATTATGAAATAAACCATAATAATATAGTCAACAAAATGTTTGGGGGTAAATAA
- a CDS encoding peroxiredoxin yields the protein MENKMPLLGEKFPEMEVTTTFGKMKLPEDFKGKWFILFSHPGDFTPVCTTEFAGFAKRAEDFKNINVELIGLSVDQVFSHIKWVEWIKDNLNIEIPFPVIADELGRVSSQLGMLHPAKGTNTVRAVFIIDPDGIMRLMMYYPQEAGRSIDEIYRAVKALQVADKSKVAMPENWPNNSILGDKVIIPPAADYKTAQERRNDDTIEGYDWWFKVKKL from the coding sequence ATGGAAAATAAGATGCCTTTATTAGGGGAAAAATTCCCTGAAATGGAAGTAACAACAACTTTTGGAAAAATGAAATTGCCAGAAGATTTTAAAGGAAAATGGTTTATATTATTCAGTCATCCAGGAGATTTCACACCTGTTTGTACAACAGAATTTGCTGGTTTTGCAAAAAGAGCCGAAGATTTTAAAAATATAAATGTTGAATTAATCGGATTATCAGTTGATCAGGTTTTCTCTCATATAAAATGGGTTGAATGGATAAAAGATAATCTAAATATTGAAATACCATTCCCTGTCATTGCAGATGAACTTGGCAGAGTGTCTTCTCAATTAGGTATGTTACATCCGGCAAAAGGTACAAATACTGTAAGAGCCGTTTTTATAATAGATCCTGATGGAATAATGAGATTAATGATGTATTATCCACAAGAAGCTGGAAGAAGTATAGATGAAATATATAGAGCCGTTAAAGCTTTACAAGTTGCCGATAAGAGTAAAGTTGCAATGCCAGAAAATTGGCCTAATAATTCAATATTGGGAGATAAAGTAATAATTCCTCCAGCAGCAGATTATAAAACTGCTCAAGAAAGAAGAAATGATGATACAATTGAAGGCTATGATTGGTGGTTTAAAGTTAAAAAGCTATAA
- a CDS encoding stage V sporulation protein S: protein MAELEILKVAANSKPIAVAGALAAIIRDKGQAELQAIGAGAVNQAVKAVAIARGYVAPSGVDLVCVPAFSDVSIEGEERTAIKFVVKPKP from the coding sequence ATGGCAGAACTTGAAATACTTAAAGTTGCAGCAAATTCAAAACCTATAGCAGTCGCAGGAGCTTTAGCAGCTATAATAAGAGACAAAGGTCAAGCTGAATTGCAAGCTATTGGTGCTGGTGCTGTAAATCAGGCAGTTAAAGCTGTAGCTATTGCTAGGGGTTATGTCGCACCAAGTGGGGTGGACTTAGTTTGTGTACCAGCCTTTTCAGATGTAAGCATCGAAGGGGAAGAAAGAACAGCCATAAAATTTGTCGTTAAACCAAAACCATAA
- the zapA gene encoding cell division protein ZapA, whose translation MADYRSVEIEILGETYKYKVDEPEEVINKILEAIKVDVEDYSKSFGKSKVNHILLLMLLNEKLNTIKAKNQIKEIIKKFDSLVEPPKNEDQTNETVFYWE comes from the coding sequence TTGGCCGATTATAGAAGTGTAGAGATAGAAATTCTGGGAGAAACTTATAAATATAAAGTTGATGAACCAGAAGAGGTTATAAATAAAATTTTAGAAGCCATAAAAGTTGATGTTGAAGATTATTCCAAAAGTTTTGGAAAGTCTAAGGTTAATCATATTTTACTTTTGATGCTTTTAAATGAAAAATTAAATACTATAAAGGCTAAAAATCAGATTAAAGAGATTATTAAAAAGTTTGACTCTTTAGTAGAACCTCCAAAAAATGAAGATCAAACTAATGAAACTGTATTCTATTGGGAGTGA